CGGCACGCTGCTGTCGGCGTCCGAAGGAACCGGTCAGCCCGTGCGGGCGGTGCGCGGGGCGGCGGCGCTGGTGGCCACGGAGGCGACGGCCAACGGCCAGGCGTCGGGCGCGGGCGGGGAGGCGCCCGGCCCCTCCGCCGGGCCGGGCGGGATGGCGCCGGTGCCCGCGCTGCTTCTCGCGGTCCTGGTCGCCGGAGGCGCGGTGTTCGCCTGGACCAAGCTGCGGAAGCGGTTCGGCCGCTGATCGTTTCGAACGACCGGGCGATCTTCCGCGTGCACGCGGCCAAACCGCCGGAAACCCTCGGTCAGAGGCGGCGGATCACCGCGACGACCTTGCCCAGGATCGTGGCCTCGTCGCCGGGGATCGGGTCGTACGCCTCGTTGTGCGGCATCAGCCAGACGTGGCCGTCCTTCTGCTTGAACGTCTTCACCGTGGCCTCGCCGTCGATCATCGCGGCCACGATCTCGCCGTTGTTGGCGGTGGGCTGCTGGCGCACGACCACCCAGTCCCCGTCGGTGATCGCGGCGTCGACCATCGAGTCACCGGTGACGCTGAGCAGGAAGACCTCGCCCTCGCCGACGATGTCCTTCGGCAGCGGGAAGACGTCCTCGATGGACTGCTCGGCCAGGACCGGCCCGCCGGCGGCGATCCGGCCGACCAGCGGCACGTACGCGGGCTTGGGCATCGGCGTGGTCTCCGCCTCGGCCTGGGCGGTCAGCACCCCGACGGCACGCGGGCGGTTGGCGTCCCGGCGCAGGTAACCCTTGCGCTGCAGCGTGCGCAGCTGGTGCGACACCGACGAGGTGGACGTGAGCCCGACCGCCTCGCCGATCTCCCGGACGCTGGGCGGGTAGCCGAAGCGGTCGATCCACGCCTTGATGACCTCGAGGATCTGCTGCTGGCGCGGGCTCAGGCCCTCCTCCACGTCCTCGGGGTCGGGGAGGGGATGCACGTCCCCGAACCGGCCCCCGGGCCTGCGGATCGTCTCGCCCGTCTCTTGCGACACCCTGCTGCCTCCCAGCTCTGGAGCGGCCGGGACGCGCACCCGCGCGACCGGCGCTGTCCGCCTCTGCTGGTCACCCACAGTAGTGCACCGGACAGCAAACATCAAACAACTGTTCGACGACACGCCGGGGCGTGCTCGATTTTGTCGTACCCGGGTGGTACACATTCGCACGGGAGTTCGATAGAACGGTTGTTCGACCGGCGGTCCACGCCGCGGGTCGGGGATCTGCGAGGAGGTTCCGCCATGTCGGTACTGACGTACCAGGGTCCGGGGAGCGGGCAGCGGCTGGTCCGGCGCGCGCCGGAGGACGGCGGGCGCACGGCGCTGCGCCCGCGCCGGCCGGAGGTCCGGCGGCCGCCGACGCGCTCGCGCGTCGCCGCCGGGCGCGGTTCCGGGCCGGTCGCCGCGTGCTCGCGCCGGGTCGCGCCGCGCTGGCCGTGGCTCGCCGCGATCGGCGCCGCCATCGCGCTCACCGTCACCGGGTTGGGTGCATTCGCCGGGTCGTTCGGTCCGGGCGTCCCGGAGCGGACGGCCACGGTCGCGGTCGCGCCGGGGGAGACGCTGTGGGATCTGGCGCGGCAGTACGCGCCGGACAGCGACACGGGCGCCGTGGTGGAGCGCATCGAAGCGCTGAACCACCTGCCGGCCGGTTCCGTGGTGCCCGGTCTGTTGCTCACCGTGCCGGTCGGGTCCGGCTCCGTGACACCCGCACCGTGAACCGCGCCGCCATACCTCATCACTCGCTCGTGTCGCTTGCGCCCCGCCTGCACGCGATCTAAGGTCCACCGCTATATCTAGTAGTTACATGGCTGTAGTTGGTCCACAAGTTGGGGTAGACTGAGGACGAGTTGTCCACAGGCGGTGGGTGTTCATCCACCGGGCATCCACATCTCGATCACCAGGCCGGGTCGTAGCGTGGCGACGCGGGCTGGGGTGGGTGCCGCCCGTTGAGACGCGAGAGGGGAAGGTGGCCGAGACGATGCGGTGTCCGTTCTGCCGTCACGCCGATTCCCGGGTCGTCGACTCACGGGAGGTGGACGAGGGGCAGGCCATCCGCCGCAGGCGGTCCTGCTCGGCGTGCGGGCGCCGGTTCACCACGTCCGAGACGATGGTGCTGGCGGTCGTCAAGCGGTCTGGCGTCACCGAGCAGTTCAGCCGGGACAAGGTGGTCCGGGGCGTTCGCCGGGCCTGCCAGGGCAGGCCGGTCGACGACGACGCCCTGCAGCAGCTCGCCCAGCGGGTCGAGGAGTCGATCCGCGCGGCCGGAGTCGCCGAGATCCCGAGCCACGAGGTCGGCCTGGCCATCCTCGGGCCGCTCCGGGAGCTCGACGAGGTCGCCTACCTCCGGTTCGCCAGCGTCTACCGCTCCTTCTCCTCGGTCGAGGACTTCGAGAAGGAGATCGCGGACCTGCGCAAGGCCATGGCTGAGAAGCACGGCGACGACAGCGCGGCCCGGGCATGAGCCCGGCGCGTAGCGGGAGGGACGGATCCATGACCGAAACCGTGGGCGCGAACACGGCGAGCGGCAAGGCGGCCAAGCGGGGCAAGCGGGGGCTGAAGATCAGCCGGGTGTTCACGACCGAGGGCGTGCACCCGTACGACGAGGTCACCTGGGAGCAGCGTGACGTCGTCATGACGAACTGGCGGGACGGGTCGATCAACTTCGAGCAGCGGGGCGTCGAGTTCCCCGAGTTCTGGTCGATGAACGCCACCAACATCGTCACCAGCAAGTACTTCCGCGGCGCGGTCGGCAGCCCGCAGCGCGAGCGCAGCCTCAAGCAGCTCATCGACCGCGTCGTGAGCGCGTACGTCAAGGCTGGCACCGAGCACGGTTACTTCGCGACGGCCACCGACGCCGAGGTCTTCGAGCACGAGCTAACCTGGATGCTGCTGCACCAGGTGTTCAGCTTCAACTCGCCGGTGTGGTTCAACGTCGGCACCTCCTCCAAGCAGCAGGTCTCCGCCTGCTTCATCCTCGCCGTCGACGACACCATGGAGTCGATCCTCGACTGGTACAAGGAAGAGGGCATGATCTTCCGCGGCGGCTCCGGCGCGGGCATCAACCTCTCCCGCATCCGGTCGTCGAAGGAGCTGCTGTCCTCCGGCGGCACCGCCTCGGGTCCGGTGTCGTTCATGCGCGGCGCCGACGCCTCCGCGGGCACCATCAAGTCCGGCGGCGCCACCCGCCGCGCGGCGAAGATGGTCGTCCTGGACGTCGACCACCCGGACATCGAGGAGTTCATCCAGACCAAGGCGCGCGAGGAGCAGAAGATCCGCGTCCTGCGCGACGCCGGGTTCGACATGGACCTCTCCGGCGCCGACATCACGTCGGTGCAGTACCAGAACGCCAACAACTCGGTGCGTGTCACCGACGAGTTCATGCGTGCCGTCGAGTCGGACGGCCAGTTCGGCCTGCGCGCCCGCCTCACCGGTGAGGTGCTGGAGACCGTCGGCGCGAAGAAGCTGTTCCGCTCGATGGCGCAGGCCGCGTGGGAGTGCGCCGACCCGGGCCTGCAGTACGACGACACCATCAACGACTGGCACACCTGCCCCGAGTCGGGCCGGATCACCGCGTCGAACCCGTGCAGCGAGTACATGCACCTGGACAACTCCAGCTGCAACCTGGCGTCGCTGAACCTGCTGAAGTTCCTCTCCGACGACGGCACGTTCAACGGTGAGCTCTTCGTCAAGGCGGTCGAGTTCATCATCACCGCGATGGACATCTCGATCTGCTTCGCGGACTTCCCGACCGAGGCGATCGGTGACACCACCCGCAAGTTCCGCCAGCTGGGCATCGGCTACGCCAACCTGGGTGCGCTGCTGATGGCCACCGGTCACGCCTACGACTCCGACGGCGGCCGCGCGCTCGCGGCGAGCATCACCTCGCTGATGACCGGGACCTCCTACCGGCGTTCGGCGGAGATCGCGGGTGTGGTCGGCCCGTACGAGGGCTACAGCCGCAACGCCGAGGCGCACCAGCGGGTCATGCGCAAGCACGCCGCGGCCAACGACGCGATCCGCACCATGCACACCAACGACGCCGCGATCCGCGACCTCGCCACCCGCGAGTGGCAGAGCGGTATCGAGATCGGCACGAAGAACGGCTGGCGCAACGCGCAGGCCAGTGTGCTGGCCCCGACCGGCACGATCGGCTTCATGATGGACTGCGACACCACCGGGATCGAGCCGGACTTCTCGCTGGTGAAGTTCAAGAAGCTCGTCGGTGGCGGCTCGATGCAGATCGTGAACCAGACGATCCCGCGGTCGCTGAAGACCCTGGGCTACCAGGACGAGCAGATCGAGGCGATCGTCGAGTACATCGCCGAGCACGGCCACGTGGTCGATGCGCCGGGTCTGCGCCCGGAGCACTACGAGGTGTACGACTGCGCCATCGGTGAGCGTTCCATCGCGCCGATGGGGCACGTGCGGATGATGGCCGCGGTGCAGCCGTTCCTGTCCGGCGCGATCTCCAAGACGGTCAACATGCCGGAGTCGGCGACGGTCGAGGACATCGAGGAGATCTACTTCCAGGGCTGGAAGCTGGGCCTCAAGGCGCTGGCGATCTACCGCGACAACTGCAAGGTCGGCCAGCCGCTGTCGAGCGGGAAGAAGAAGGCGGAGACCGCGGAGGTCGCGGAGCCGGAGAAGGTTGTCGAGTACAAGCCGATCCGCAAGCGGCTGCCGAAGAAGCGCCCCAGCCAGACGCTGTCGTTCACGGTCGGCGGTGCCGAGGGTTACCTGCACGCGGGTTCCTACCCGGACGACGGGCTGGGCGAGATCTTCGTCAAGCTCGGCAAGCAGGGGTCGACGCTGGCCGGTGTCATGGACGCCTTCTCGATGTCGATCTCGGTGGGTCTCCAGTACGGCATCCCGCTGGAGTTCTACGTCTCGAAGTTCTCCAACCTTCGTTTCGAGCCGGCCGGGATGACGGACGACCCGGACATCCGGATCGCCACCAGCGTGCTGGACTACCTGTTCCGGCGCCTGGCGCTGGACTACCTGCCGTACGAGAAGCGGGCCGAGCTGGGCATCTTCACCGCGGCGGAGCGTGCGGCCCAGGTCGAGACCGGGTACGGTGCCCAGCCCGCCGAGCCGGAGAACGTGGACCTCGAGGAACTGCGCAGCACGGTCGATTCGAGCCCGGCGAAGTCCGAGTCGGCGGAGCAGCCCCACGTGGCGCACAGCACGGCCGAGTTGATGGAGCTGCACCTCGGCAAGGCTGCGGACGCCCCGCTGTGCATGACCTGCGGCACCAAGATGCGTCCCGCGGGATCCTGCTACGCGTGCGAGGGCTGCGGCGCCACCTCCGGTTGCAGCTGAGCGGGCACGTTCTCGACAGGTGAAGTGACTGGTCGGAGCCGGGGCGGCAGTTGCCGTCCCGGCTCTGCCGCGTCTGGTCCCGATGGCGTTCGAGTACGTTACGTACTTGACGTACCTGAGCGTGCGGGGTCTCCTGGTGGGGATCACCGGGAGGCTGGCATGTCTGCTGTTCACTACGACAGCTACAGCGATGCGCGCGCACATCTGAAGGACCTGCTGGATGCCGCCGAGAAGGGCCGGGTCGCCACGGTCAGGCGGGACTCCGCGACGGCCGCCGTGGTGGATGTCAGGCGGCTGCGCCACTTCCTCGCGTCGCTCGTCCCCTCGCGCGCCCAGGCCGTCCCGGAAGCCGGGGGCTGGTCGGTGTTCATTCCGGGGCTGCCGGTGGCTGCGGACGGCGCGTCGTTCGACGAGGCGGTCGGCGAGATGATCGACGCCCTGCGGGAGTACGCGCAGGACTGGCAGGAGCGCCTGCTGGATGCTCCGAATCACCGGGACAACTGGGGTTTGGTGCAGTTGATCAGCCTCAGTGACGACGGGCAGCTACGCGACTGGCTTGTCGGCGCAGCACGGTGACCACCTGGCCACAGCCGACTCGCCAGGATCACGAGACGTTCTGCCGGGTCGAGGAGTGGCGCCGGGTGCGCGACGCTCGCGGCCGGACCGGAACACACCACGTCACGTACGAACCCGATCTCGCCGACGGCAGGGTTCTCCGTACCCGCATCTCGCACCCGGTGGACCGCGGCGGCTACGGCCGGGGCATGGGGAAGCACATCCTGCGCGACCAGCTCGACGTCGAGGAACCGGAGTTCTGGTCGTGCGTGCACGACCGCGTCGCACCGCCTCGCGGGACACCTGCGCCGCCCGCAGGGGCTCTGCCGGCCGATCTCGTGCACATCCTGATCTCGCGCGTCGGTCTCGACGAGGCGGAGGTGGCGAAGATGAGCAAGGACGAGGCGGTCGCCCGGGTTCGGCGCTACTGGATCGAGGGCACCTGACCGGCGCGTTCGGCACCGCTGTCACATTCCGGCGCCGTCGCCGGTCTCTTCGGTATGAGCGAACCCATTCTCGTCACGGGCGGAACCGGTGTCCTCGGCCGGGAGGTCGCCCGCTGCCTCCTCGCGCCGGGGCGCGAGGTCCGGATCCTCAGCCGCCGGGCGAAGCCCGTCGGCACCCCCTACGCGTGGCACACCGGTGACCTGCGCACGGCTGACGGCCTGGACGCGGCGGTCGCGGGCGCCGGTGTGATCGTGCACTGCGCGACCACTCTCGGTGCGAAGGACGCCGCCACCACGCGAACGCTCGTCGAAGCCGCCCGGCGGGCCGGTGCACCGCACCTCGTGTACATCTCGATCGTCGGCGTCGACCGGATCCCGCTGCCGTACTACCGGGCCAAGCTCGCCGCGGAGGAGGCCGTGATCGCGTCCGGTCTGCCGTGGACGGTCCTGCGCGCCACGCAGTTCCACGATCTCCTGTTCCGTGGGCTGGAGGTTCAGCGGCGCCTCCCGGTCGTCTTCCACCCGGCCGGGTTCCGCTTCCAGCCGGTCGACTCGCGCGAGGTCGCGCAGCGCCTGGCCGGACTCGCGCTCGGCGACCCCGCCGGCCGCGCACCCGACCTGGGCGGACCGGAGGTCCGCGACGTCACCGACCTCGCCCGGCTCTACCTCCGCGCTCGCAACCGCCGCCGCCCGCTCGTGCCGGTTCCCATCCCCGGCGCGGTCGGCCGGGGATACCGCGCGGGCCACCACCTCACCTCGAACGCCACCGGCCACAGGACGTTCGAGCAGTTCCTGGCGGACCGCACGTGAGGTGCCGCGCGGCCGACTAGGCGGCCATCGCGTAGAGCACCTCGCGCAGTGCGTCCTCCCGGTCGGTGCGCCACACGACGCGCAGCGCCAGTTCCGCGCTTTCCGGTACCGGCAACGCGACCAGCGTGCCGTCCGCGAGGTCGCCGCTGACCACGAAGTCCGGCAGCAGCGCCACGCCCAGTCCCTGGGTGACCCACGCGCGGATCGTGGAGACGCTGTCGAACTCCAGCCGCCGGCCGGTGGTGCCGAGCAGGCGGTCGGCCGCCATCCGGAACGAACACCCCGGCGGGGTCACCAGCAGCACGTCGTCCCGCGCGGTCTGGCCCGGCCGGGCGACCAGGTACAACCGCACGGTGTCGATATCGGCGAACGACAGATCACCGCCGTCGAACCCCAGGGTCCCGAGTGCCGGTCCGGTGTCCAGCAGCAGTCCCGCGTCCAGTGATCCGTCCGACACCGCCCGCACCATCGGTTGCCGCATCAGCGACCGCACCGCCAGGTCGACGTCCGGCCGCCGGTCGCCGAGACGGGCGACCACCGCCGGCAGCCGCGTCGCCACCAGCGTCTCGAGGGCGCCGACGGTGAACCGGGTCCGTTCGTCGCTCACCAGCCGCCGGATCGACTCGGCCTGGTCGAGCAGCCGCCGCGCCTCGGGCAGCAGCAACCGGCCGCGCTCGGCCAGCTCCATCCCCGTCGGCTTCCGATCGAACAACACCACCCCGAGCGAGGTCTCCAGCGACCGCACGTGCTCGGACACCGTCGCCGGGGACAGCTCGAGCCGCTGCGCCGCGGCGGACACGGTGCCCGCCGAAGCGACGGCGACGAACGCCCGCAACTGTCGCAACTCCATGAGAACCATTCTAGTGATCCGGCGTTCGGGAAAACCGAAAGCGGCGTCCGGACCGGCCTGTTGAGCGGTGACGGCGGGAACCGGAGAGTCACTGTCGTGACGACAACGACTCGCCGAGGCAGTCTGCTCGGCATCTCCCTCGCCTACTTCCTGGTCCTGCTGGACACCACCGTGCTCACCGTCGCGCTGCCCGGCATCCGCGCCGATCTCGGCGGATCGGTCGCCGGGCAGCAGTGGGTGGTCAACGGCTACACCGTCTCCTTCGCCGCGTTCCTGCTCGGCGGCGGCGCACTCGCCGACCGGTTCGGCCCGCTGCGCGTGTTCCGCGTGGGCGTCGCGAGCTTCGGCGTCCTCTCGCTGGTGTCGGCGGCCGCCCCGGACCTGACCCTGCTCGTCGTGCTGCGCGTCCTGCTCGGCGTCGCGGGCGCGGCGTGCCTGCCCAGTTCACTCTCTTTGATCAGCCGCCTGCACCCGGAACCGGCCGCGCGCGCGAAGGCGCTCGGCGCCTGGGCGGCGATCACCGGGGTGGCGCTCGCGGCCGGCCCGATCGCCGGTGGGCTGCTGGTCGATCTGGCGGGCTGGCGAGCGGTGTTCCTCGTCAACGTGCCGCTCGCGGTGGTCGGTCTCGCCCTGACCCGCGGCCGGGAGACGACGCCGGCCGGGCGCGGTTTCGACGTGAAGACCCAGCTCGCCGCGTGCGCGTTCCTCGGTCTGCTGACCGAGGCGATCGTGGACGCGCGCCCGCTCGCCGGTGTCCTCGCGCTGCTGGTGCTCGTGCTGTTCGTCCACTGGGAGCGTCGCGCCACCGCACCCACCGTGCCACCGGTGCTGGTCCGCAGCCGCGGCGTCGCGGTGAACCTGTTCGCCGGCGCGGCGGTGAACTTCGTGCTCTCCGGCGCGTTGTTCGCGGTGACGCTGCTGCTGCAGAACGAGCGGCACCTCACCCCGGTCGAGGCCGGGCTGGCGTTCCTGCCCCTGACCCTGCCGACCGCGTTCAACCCGCTGCTGACCAGCCGGATCGTCGCCGCCCGCGGGCCGCGCCTGCCGGTCGTGGCCGGTCTGACGCTGCTGACCGCCGGGGCCGCCGGCCTGGCCGCGACCGTCCACGCGCCCTACCCGCTGCTGGCGTGCGGCCTCCTGCTGCTGGGGTTCGGTGTGTCCCTCGCCCTGCCCGCGCTGGTCACCGGTGTGGTGACCGCTGCGCCCGACGGGTACGCCGGTACCGCCGGTGGCCTGCTCAACGCCGTCCGCCAGGTCGGGGCGACCGTGGGCGTCGCGGTGATGGGCGCGGTGGTGGCCACCGGCGAATTCGGCTGGGCGTTCCTGCTCGCCGCCGCGGTGGCGGCGGCCGGTCAGCTGCTGAGCTTCTGCCAGAGGAACTCGAACAGCAAGGCCCACTTGTAGGCCAGCTGCTCGTTGTCCGCCGCGGCGCCGTGCCCGCCCTCGATGTTCTCGTAGTACCGCACGTCGTGCCCCTGCTCGCGCATGCGCGCCATCATCTTGCGCGCGTGCGCGGGGTGCACCCGGTCGTCGCGGGTGGACGTCATGAACAGCGTGGGCGGGTAGGTCCGTCCCTTGTGGACGTTCTGGTACGGCGAGTACTGCGCGAGGTACGCCCAGTCCGCCGGGTCGTCGGGGTCGCCGTACTCGGCCATCCAGGAAGCGCCGGCCAGCAGCAGGTGGTAGCGCCGCATGTCGAGCAGCGGCACCTGGCTGACGATCGCGCCGAACAGCTCCGGGTACCGGGTGAGCATGACGCCCATCAGCAGGCCACCGTTGCTGCCGCCCTGGATGCCCAGCCGCTCCGGCGTCGTGATGCCCCGCTCGACGAGATCCCGGGCGACCGCGGCGAAGTCCTCGTAGACCAGGTACCGGTTCTCCTTGATGGCGCCGGTGTGCCAGCGGGGGCCGTACTCGCCGCCGCCGCGGATGTTCGCGAGCACGTAGGTACCGCCGCGTGCCAGCCATCCGCGGCCGATCACACCGCTGTAGGCGGGCAGGCGGGACACCTCGAACCCGCCGTAGCCGGTGAGCATCGTCGGCCCGTGGCCGCCTCGCGGCCGCACCACGAAGTACGGGATGCGGGTGCCGTCGTCGGAGGTGGCGAAGTGCTGTTCGACGGTGATGCCCGTCGCGTCGAAGCGGGCCGGGGCCTGCTTGAGGATCTCGGTGCCGCTACCCACCTGCCCGTAGGACAGCGTCGCGGGCTGGGTGAAACCGCTGGTGTTGAGCAGGTACTCGTCGCTGTGGTCGGGATCGGTGTCGATGATCTCCGCGGTGCCCAGTTCCGGCGCGCCGGCCAGCGGCTCACGCCGCCAGCCGTCCTCGCCGGGCGTGAGCACGTGCAGCTCGGTGTGCACGTCGGCGAGGGTGGTGAGCAGCAGGTGGTGCTGCGTCCAGTGCCAGGATTCCAGCGACGTCCGCCCGTCCGGCTCGAACAGGACGGTCAGCTCGCGGTCCCCGGCGAGGTAGGCGTCGAAGTTCGCGGCGAGCAGGGTGCCCGGCGCGTACTCCTGGCCGCCGACGGTCCACGCGGTGCGCGTGCGGATCAGCAACCACTCCCGGTGGCTGGTGGTCTGCGCGTCCTCGGGCACGTCGAGCTTCACCAGCCCGCCCGGGGTGCGGAGGAACTTCTCGGTGCGGTAGAAGTCGATGGCGCGGCCGACGAAGTCGCGCTCGAACCCCGGCGTCGGGTCGTGGTAGGCGAACACCGCCACGTCGTCCGGCTTGCCTTCGAAGACCGTGACGGCTTCGGACAGCGGAGTGCCCCGCCGCCACTCCTTCATGACCCGCGGATAACCCGACGCGGTCATCGAACCGGGGCCGAAGTCGGTGCCGACGTAGATCAGGTCCTCGTCGATCCAGCCGACCCGGCTCTTCGCCTCGGGCAGTTCGAAGCCACCCACGACGAACTCGCGAGACTCCAGGTCGAACTCGCGCACCACCGCCGCGTCCGCGCCACCGCGGGACAGCTCGGCCAGGCCACGCCGGTACGACGGCCGCAGCACCGCCGCGCCCTGCCACACCCAGTTCTCGCCCTCGGCCTCGGCGAGCGCGTCCACGTCGAGCAGGACGTCCCAGTCGGGACGATCGGTGCGGTAGGAGTCGAGCGTGGTCCGCCGCCACAGGCCGCGCGGGTGCGCCGCGTCCTGCCAGAAGTTGTAGAAGTACTCGCCGCGCCGGCGGATGTAGGGGATCCGGTCGTCGGCGTCGAGCACCTCGCGGGCCTCGGCGCGCAGCTGCTCGAACCGCGTGCTCGGCGTGAGCTCGGCGACCGATTCGGCGTTGCGCTGCCGAACCCACTCGAGCGCCTGCTCGCCGGTCACGTCCTCGAGCCAGAGGTACGGGTCTTCGTCAGCCATGTCCCCATCCTGCCAGGTGGGGATCGTTTTCAACGCCAGGCGGGGTCCCGGCCGGTCAGCGCGAGGAAGCGGTCGAGCTCGCTCGCGCCGGGGCCGACCTCCACGACGGGCGCGAAGACGTCGTCGTCCGGGCGCGGCCGGGAGCGCATCCGCTCGGCGAACAGCAGCGCGACGTGCACGGCCTCGGCGTCCGGCTCGTAGGGGACGTCGAAGGTGCGGGCGAGGTCCCAGCCGTGGGCGACCGAGTCGACCAGGTGCATGGTGAGCGCCACGGAGCCGGGGAAGGTGCCGAACTCCCGCACGGTCACCTCGCGGGTGAGC
The sequence above is a segment of the Amycolatopsis viridis genome. Coding sequences within it:
- the lexA gene encoding transcriptional repressor LexA; this encodes MSQETGETIRRPGGRFGDVHPLPDPEDVEEGLSPRQQQILEVIKAWIDRFGYPPSVREIGEAVGLTSTSSVSHQLRTLQRKGYLRRDANRPRAVGVLTAQAEAETTPMPKPAYVPLVGRIAAGGPVLAEQSIEDVFPLPKDIVGEGEVFLLSVTGDSMVDAAITDGDWVVVRQQPTANNGEIVAAMIDGEATVKTFKQKDGHVWLMPHNEAYDPIPGDEATILGKVVAVIRRL
- a CDS encoding LysM peptidoglycan-binding domain-containing protein, translating into MSVLTYQGPGSGQRLVRRAPEDGGRTALRPRRPEVRRPPTRSRVAAGRGSGPVAACSRRVAPRWPWLAAIGAAIALTVTGLGAFAGSFGPGVPERTATVAVAPGETLWDLARQYAPDSDTGAVVERIEALNHLPAGSVVPGLLLTVPVGSGSVTPAP
- the nrdR gene encoding transcriptional regulator NrdR, with the protein product MRCPFCRHADSRVVDSREVDEGQAIRRRRSCSACGRRFTTSETMVLAVVKRSGVTEQFSRDKVVRGVRRACQGRPVDDDALQQLAQRVEESIRAAGVAEIPSHEVGLAILGPLRELDEVAYLRFASVYRSFSSVEDFEKEIADLRKAMAEKHGDDSAARA
- a CDS encoding vitamin B12-dependent ribonucleotide reductase encodes the protein MTETVGANTASGKAAKRGKRGLKISRVFTTEGVHPYDEVTWEQRDVVMTNWRDGSINFEQRGVEFPEFWSMNATNIVTSKYFRGAVGSPQRERSLKQLIDRVVSAYVKAGTEHGYFATATDAEVFEHELTWMLLHQVFSFNSPVWFNVGTSSKQQVSACFILAVDDTMESILDWYKEEGMIFRGGSGAGINLSRIRSSKELLSSGGTASGPVSFMRGADASAGTIKSGGATRRAAKMVVLDVDHPDIEEFIQTKAREEQKIRVLRDAGFDMDLSGADITSVQYQNANNSVRVTDEFMRAVESDGQFGLRARLTGEVLETVGAKKLFRSMAQAAWECADPGLQYDDTINDWHTCPESGRITASNPCSEYMHLDNSSCNLASLNLLKFLSDDGTFNGELFVKAVEFIITAMDISICFADFPTEAIGDTTRKFRQLGIGYANLGALLMATGHAYDSDGGRALAASITSLMTGTSYRRSAEIAGVVGPYEGYSRNAEAHQRVMRKHAAANDAIRTMHTNDAAIRDLATREWQSGIEIGTKNGWRNAQASVLAPTGTIGFMMDCDTTGIEPDFSLVKFKKLVGGGSMQIVNQTIPRSLKTLGYQDEQIEAIVEYIAEHGHVVDAPGLRPEHYEVYDCAIGERSIAPMGHVRMMAAVQPFLSGAISKTVNMPESATVEDIEEIYFQGWKLGLKALAIYRDNCKVGQPLSSGKKKAETAEVAEPEKVVEYKPIRKRLPKKRPSQTLSFTVGGAEGYLHAGSYPDDGLGEIFVKLGKQGSTLAGVMDAFSMSISVGLQYGIPLEFYVSKFSNLRFEPAGMTDDPDIRIATSVLDYLFRRLALDYLPYEKRAELGIFTAAERAAQVETGYGAQPAEPENVDLEELRSTVDSSPAKSESAEQPHVAHSTAELMELHLGKAADAPLCMTCGTKMRPAGSCYACEGCGATSGCS
- a CDS encoding prevent-host-death protein, which gives rise to MSAVHYDSYSDARAHLKDLLDAAEKGRVATVRRDSATAAVVDVRRLRHFLASLVPSRAQAVPEAGGWSVFIPGLPVAADGASFDEAVGEMIDALREYAQDWQERLLDAPNHRDNWGLVQLISLSDDGQLRDWLVGAAR
- a CDS encoding cytotoxic translational repressor of toxin-antitoxin stability system; protein product: MTTWPQPTRQDHETFCRVEEWRRVRDARGRTGTHHVTYEPDLADGRVLRTRISHPVDRGGYGRGMGKHILRDQLDVEEPEFWSCVHDRVAPPRGTPAPPAGALPADLVHILISRVGLDEAEVAKMSKDEAVARVRRYWIEGT
- a CDS encoding SDR family oxidoreductase — protein: MSEPILVTGGTGVLGREVARCLLAPGREVRILSRRAKPVGTPYAWHTGDLRTADGLDAAVAGAGVIVHCATTLGAKDAATTRTLVEAARRAGAPHLVYISIVGVDRIPLPYYRAKLAAEEAVIASGLPWTVLRATQFHDLLFRGLEVQRRLPVVFHPAGFRFQPVDSREVAQRLAGLALGDPAGRAPDLGGPEVRDVTDLARLYLRARNRRRPLVPVPIPGAVGRGYRAGHHLTSNATGHRTFEQFLADRT
- a CDS encoding LysR family transcriptional regulator; its protein translation is MELRQLRAFVAVASAGTVSAAAQRLELSPATVSEHVRSLETSLGVVLFDRKPTGMELAERGRLLLPEARRLLDQAESIRRLVSDERTRFTVGALETLVATRLPAVVARLGDRRPDVDLAVRSLMRQPMVRAVSDGSLDAGLLLDTGPALGTLGFDGGDLSFADIDTVRLYLVARPGQTARDDVLLVTPPGCSFRMAADRLLGTTGRRLEFDSVSTIRAWVTQGLGVALLPDFVVSGDLADGTLVALPVPESAELALRVVWRTDREDALREVLYAMAA
- a CDS encoding MFS transporter, which produces MTTTTRRGSLLGISLAYFLVLLDTTVLTVALPGIRADLGGSVAGQQWVVNGYTVSFAAFLLGGGALADRFGPLRVFRVGVASFGVLSLVSAAAPDLTLLVVLRVLLGVAGAACLPSSLSLISRLHPEPAARAKALGAWAAITGVALAAGPIAGGLLVDLAGWRAVFLVNVPLAVVGLALTRGRETTPAGRGFDVKTQLAACAFLGLLTEAIVDARPLAGVLALLVLVLFVHWERRATAPTVPPVLVRSRGVAVNLFAGAAVNFVLSGALFAVTLLLQNERHLTPVEAGLAFLPLTLPTAFNPLLTSRIVAARGPRLPVVAGLTLLTAGAAGLAATVHAPYPLLACGLLLLGFGVSLALPALVTGVVTAAPDGYAGTAGGLLNAVRQVGATVGVAVMGAVVATGEFGWAFLLAAAVAAAGQLLSFCQRNSNSKAHL
- a CDS encoding prolyl oligopeptidase family serine peptidase, which gives rise to MADEDPYLWLEDVTGEQALEWVRQRNAESVAELTPSTRFEQLRAEAREVLDADDRIPYIRRRGEYFYNFWQDAAHPRGLWRRTTLDSYRTDRPDWDVLLDVDALAEAEGENWVWQGAAVLRPSYRRGLAELSRGGADAAVVREFDLESREFVVGGFELPEAKSRVGWIDEDLIYVGTDFGPGSMTASGYPRVMKEWRRGTPLSEAVTVFEGKPDDVAVFAYHDPTPGFERDFVGRAIDFYRTEKFLRTPGGLVKLDVPEDAQTTSHREWLLIRTRTAWTVGGQEYAPGTLLAANFDAYLAGDRELTVLFEPDGRTSLESWHWTQHHLLLTTLADVHTELHVLTPGEDGWRREPLAGAPELGTAEIIDTDPDHSDEYLLNTSGFTQPATLSYGQVGSGTEILKQAPARFDATGITVEQHFATSDDGTRIPYFVVRPRGGHGPTMLTGYGGFEVSRLPAYSGVIGRGWLARGGTYVLANIRGGGEYGPRWHTGAIKENRYLVYEDFAAVARDLVERGITTPERLGIQGGSNGGLLMGVMLTRYPELFGAIVSQVPLLDMRRYHLLLAGASWMAEYGDPDDPADWAYLAQYSPYQNVHKGRTYPPTLFMTSTRDDRVHPAHARKMMARMREQGHDVRYYENIEGGHGAAADNEQLAYKWALLFEFLWQKLSS